In Lathyrus oleraceus cultivar Zhongwan6 chromosome 2, CAAS_Psat_ZW6_1.0, whole genome shotgun sequence, the DNA window ATGCTTGTCATCCTTATTTTTGTCTTCCATCTTCTTTGATGAATGAAACCTTCTGAACTTTATTAAATTCTAGTCTAAATGCTTGAGACGATTTATTTTGACATGTTTATTGTAGTATTTCACGAACAAACCTATCTCTTCTTCCTTAGAAGAATCATCATCACCGGCTTCAAGAAGATGTTTCTCTTTTCTTATTTTACTTTATCTTTCTTATTTGCATTAACTTCACTAACTTCTATCTTAATTTCATGCTCATTCTCGGTAAGCTTCCCAAATAATATTGTTAAGTCTTCAAATCATGTGACTTTTTTATGGTTATCACTTTTGGATGGTAGTCTCTGCACATAGATCTTAGAACTTTGTTATCATAATCATGGTTAGATAATGTCTTATGTAGTTTctataatatatttattaaatGAATATAGCACATCTTCATGGATTCCAAGGTTTCATCGACTTCCATGTCATAATAGCTCATAATCCTTTGTTAATATGTTATATCATATCCTTAATACCCCGATTAAGGATATGAAGAGCATTCCATATTGATTGAGCAACCTTATGATTTAATTAATATACATTTGCACTTAACTCAGAAATTAATATACTCATTTCTTTCAAATCATATGAAACTTTCTTAGTTTCTTCACAATTCCAATCCTTTGGGGGGTTTTATAGTTCAACACCTTCAATGGTAATTTTTGGGACAAAAGGGTCATCTTCGATGGCAATCCAAATAATTTTGTCGACCAACATTAAGCGAACATACATGGGTCATCCTTGACCATATTCTAAACTTTTGAAGTCATGAGATGTGATCAAAAGACCAACTCTTGATGCCAATTTTTGGGGAAGAATATGGATGAGAAAAGTCTAGAAAGGGAATTGAATTACCTTACCTTAAAAAATTTGTTTCAAAGCGGTGTTTTAAAAAATCATAGGTTTTCAAAAATGGGCGGTGGAAAATTTATTTTGCACATGTTGGATTAATATCAAAAGTCACACAATGTTTGGACAACAAAATGAAATATAGAATTATGAACAATCTCTCCAATAAATGAATTAGTCAACTTAATGTACAATTTAAATGAGGTGTCTAAATAGATTTTTATTGATCAATTGAATCAATCTAACATTACAGTTACAAACAACTTTAATCACAAGAAAGATGATTCAGATGACTTAATCACTACCAAACCTACACTTTACACAACAAAACCCTATGAATAAaataaacctaataacatgtgAATTCTAACAAAACGGTAAATGCTTAAACATGAAATTTTATATGAAAGTTAAAAGGAGATAaggaaatagaatatttcaccaGGGCTTATACTAGGTCAACGTGTTTGTCATCGCTTTGCGCCTAATACCGTCTCTAATGGAAATCCATTAAAAATTCATAGTCTTCCACTACTTTGACAATTGTACACAACCCACACACCTGAAATCTCCAAGACATTCACTCAGTTTTGATCGTCCTCTTACTCAGATCAAAGATCTGTCCCAAGCATTTGTTCCACAATGATCTTTTCTTGACCCTAAAGGTCCTCTGTATGAGCTCTCGGTTCAATCTAACGGGATAAAAACTCTTAATTTTTTTCCGCGACTACCTTTTCTTGGCACTACTGAAGTCTTCGGTGGAAAAGAAATCCTTTTCTTTTTTCTCCTGCTAGATTGTCAATTTCCAACAACATCACACAATCCAAATCTTGACCTACACCTCAAGAACTTCACAAACATCAATGACAAAAGACCATTCTCTATGATATATCTCATTCTCTCTAAAACTTAAGAAGCAATTCATTCATGATATCTTGTTAGAGGTCGAAGATGAATGTAGATTCAAAAGAACATTGTTATTTGGTGTACTTTGAAAGCTAAATACTTTATTTTGAAAACTCTCAAAGTTATGATGTTATCACTCgcatttatttcatgaaaaatgacACAAGATGATTTATGTGCTTGAGATAGAGCACTAAAAGTGAACAAAAATACCCATATGATTCGAGTCAAGTATAATGAgtatgattcaaatcaaatgaggaaattatttgaatgaaGAACTTAAACCCATAATTGATCTATTTTGATTGGATTCAGTGATCAAAGTAATATTTGATTTGAATCATACCGGCAAAACTGAAATCCTGATTTTGAAATGTATTTTTTATTCGATTCAGCCTTTAGCTTGAATCGAATCAAGCTTGCTTCTGATCCGAGTTAGAGAAGcttgtgattcgaatcacacgGGCAGTGGCAAGTCCTATTTTTCGCATTCAATTtttgattcaaatcatgcataACCTTGATTTGAATCACACTTCTAAAAATTGAATATTTGAGAAAATTGAAGTGTAAGATTGAATCTAAAATTAATATGATACAAATCATTCATTCATGTGCTTCTTAATCCAAATAATGACTAATTTGACTTCAAACACCTGTAACAAAATTTATATTAGAGTTTGAGTTAATGCATGCAAAACACGGTTTAATGCAACACATTATATAATGCAACACATTATTTAATGCATCTCACTCAATTTAAATATATGCGCAAAACCTAACCTAAAAGAGACTCAATAACCAAAAGAGATAAACCATAATATAGAAAATAAGATAAGTAGCAAAACTGAAGTCCTAGAACACATAACAACTTTAACTTGAAATCACATTGATATCAATTTATGCATTAACCACCTTGCTTCTTTGTACCATTTTGAATCACTATCAACAACCTTGATCAATATCAAACCACACTTGTACCTTGATCTTGCCACTTGCATCCACTTATTACGAATCACCTTTTTATGCTTAGGTAATATAACAAGCCTACATGCATGCTTATTCAACAACCTTTGAATGCCTTAATGAAGGTCCTTGTTTATGAGTTTTGCAACCCTTCAGTAGCACTCAAAGCATGACAACAAAGTGCATCATAACCGACCTTTTAAGATGGTGAAATCTTCCTTCTTACCTTATCACGAGTCAAATCACAATCAGATACCTTTGTAATCGTTCACTCATTACTACTAGTGCAATATCATGAGACTACACCTCAAACTGACTCTCATATGCCAGAGTTTCTAAAATCTTCATCCCCGAGTATTTACTTTCTTCATTTGATGGAACACATCAAAAGTAATACATCTGCGATTATTGAACTTTGATCCTCCAGGTTACACTCCAACAACTCATAACCTTTCCCACCTCTTCGATAGCCATTGATAACATAATCCACAATTTTACCATCATGATCAATTAGCTTAATTTTCACAATAGACAAAGCTTTGGAGACCTTTGAATAAGAATAGTTTTCAAGTTTTCTACTATAAACTTCCATAGGTGTTTGGAAGTTTATTCTTGTAAATGAACACCTTTCGACCGGGTAAGCTGCTTTGGCACAAACCTTACCCTATAAATTCAATGACAACTCAGCGATAACATGTGTTTTTATTCATTGTCTTATACAAAACTCATCAAAGTGCTATGAAGCAACCTCTAGGTGTCCACCATATATTGACCTCAAATCCCATATCTCATTCATGCCATCAAAGTCCTTACTAGCCGATAATGAATGGACAACAACATTGGAACCTTCTAAAATATTTAAGCCACATATTTTAGACCATTTATCTATGCTTATTTCACGCTGTAAAATCTTCAACACCTCATGTTCAACTCTAGTGCAAAAGCCTAGATCATCAAATCTTCAGAACCGACTGGACTTTGCAGCCAATTGCACTTCACCACTATTGTGGATATTTAAATATTTCACCTTTGAAAATTCTTTAGATCTCACAACCGTCTGAAATTCATCTAAAGTGATAGTACCTTTCTTACCATAAAGAATGACATTTTTGAAGTACTTAAGGATTTGAGTTATAAGCTTAACAAGAGTAGAGTCTTGTTCTCATCATCAATATTCACCTCAATATTTTCATGATCATAAATAATCTTGTGAAATTCTATTAACTGTTCCACTATGAATTTGTTTTTTACCATTCGAAGTGAGTAGATTTGTTCTTTTAGTCAGAACCTATGATAGAAGATGATAAAAGataaaataacataaaaacttTTTTACTCAATTCGATCAAAATATATATTACGAGGAAGAGAGCAACTCTCTAATTCATTATACTTAAAAGATTGTTTTTTAAAGATCAAATTATATTCTGAAATCCACAAAATCCTTAGAAGACTTAAAATACAATCTATTAATGTTAGAATATAAAAGAATTATAAATCTTCTTTAATACTTATATCATCtctaaattaatataaaaaatatacTTGTGTTCTTTGTTTTTAACTTCAAAGAACATAAACAATTATTTTTCAAGTAGAGAGAATCTTGATGAATCAATCACCTGGATGTACTGTGAAATAGGGGATATCAATGTCAAAACTGGAGCACAACACACTCACAATACCAATCACGAATACCAAGTAGACAACTATTCCTAGCCAATAAGATAATTTGTATATATAATTACTACCTATTGAAAAATAATTTGCACATACACAACCAATCAAACTAGTGTTTTTATTAGTAATTTATCTTTTATCATTTTGCCTTTCATTAACTTAGGCTTTTATTAATTTGATAAGCACTAAGATATTTGAATCAATCCAtatgtatatgcatgatgcatCCATAAAATTTTGCTAAATCAATCCCTGTGTATATGCATCCATGATTCCTTCTAATTgaaacaataaaaacaaaattcCTCCATTGTTTAGGCTTCAATTAAAAGGTACAATGTGTAATAATAATCTAATATAATCCAAATATCTAGATTGAATTTTCTCAGAAACCAAACACAAATTGATGAACATAAACTAGAGAAAAAACCATACACTAAATTTCTTTATACAACATTATTTGGTTTCATCAGCAACAAGTCTCTCTGTCAATATTTTGACTCCCATATACCTGCACAACAAATTAATACCAAAAAATAAGCACCATAAGATATTTGAGATCTCAAAATAATGTAACAAAATCAACAATGTAACAATATATTTTACCTTCCAAGCATCATAACAGTTGCTTGAGGATTAGTTCCAGGAGAATAATTAAACGTAGAACCGTCGATCACGCGCAATGCGTCAACGCCAAGAACCTTATAATCAGTATCAACAACCCTTCCGACTTGGCATCCACCATGATAATGCCATATAGTCATGACAGTGTCTCTACAAAATTGTGCCAAAGACATTGATGTATTTGTGTGTTTAGGCAATAAATTTACCGGCGAATTTGCTGTCATGTTAAGTAACATAGAAACTGGCATATTATCGTATTTAAATGGTGAAAAAGCCTTTGAGCTTATTATTCTCTCAATGGTGTTGATTCCTTGTATGCACATTTCTAAGTCTCTTGGATCTTGGAAGTAGTTGAAGGTTACTATAGGGTTCTCATTTGGATCAGTGTTTTGAAGCTCTAAATGACCTCTTGAAATTGGTCCCATTATCTTTTCTAGAATGAATCCACCTTTGAAAGCATCTTGGTCCAGGCTCTCCATTCTCTCTATTGCTTTTTCTATGGCTTCTGGTGTCCTTTGCTTTGGTGGCAACTTTGAAAATTGTCCAATCTGCATTTGTAATTTGTAACCAATAAAAATAGTTAATCATTCACGCATTTGTTGCGTCAGTGATCGCAGGTGATCTTGATCAAATGACTAGTTTGTCAGACAGATTTAGGTCTAATTCAAATGATAAGATATTATTACCTTAGGAGAAAACATTCCGAAGTCTCTTCGAGAACGGTGGTTGAAGTTTTCACCACTAGCGGCTTCAATGTAGCTTCCAAAGTCGGTAATGCCAACGACTTGAATGAGGGAGACCTCGACCGGAGCAGGAGACGGGACAAAAATTGCGTTCATTGGGTTATCAGACATTCCTTGTCCAACCAAAGGTTGATCCAATACTACACTGATGTTGTGTTCCCTAAGATGATGTGCTGCTCCAATTCCACTCAACATTAGAAGTTGTGGGCTACCTAGTGCTCCGGCTGACACAATGATCTCATTTCTACTGCCTTGTTTCAAGTATGCCATGTGTTCTCTTCCATGTTCATCCTTGAATACAACTCCATGTGCGACTGGCCTCGAACTTGATCCACCTGTTCAATATCATGCACAATGCATTCACAAAATCATCATTAGTGTGTAATCTGAACTGTCTGATCTCTGATTAACGACTGAGATGCAAAAGTTGCATTCATCATTTTTTATACGATGAATGAAGGGTTAGGATAAAAACCTTTGTTATTAGTTATAAACAAGATCCTATGAACAATGGCATGCAAAAGAAGAGTCATTGTGTTTGTGTTAGCATATTCCAGAAGATCAGCTGCAGTATGTCTATGACCATTTTGGTCAAAAATTGAACCTCCAACCTTAGTCCCATAAACATGATCATAAGTAAAACCATTGTAGGGCAACACCCCTACTTCTATCAATCCATCCCTAACCGCCGATTGCCATTGTCGCATAGGAGGTTGAAACGCCACCACTCTCTCCACCCATCTATATGACTCATTCACCAGCTTTCCATCCCAACCAACTTCTCTGAAAAACCAATATAATACTTTATTAAAATTTACTAAAAATTGTAAAACCAGATACATATTATAACTTCTTTTCTGTGTTACCTTACGTAATGAGGACTTGCTCGAGTATAGAAACCAGCATTCAAACACGATCCACCGCCAAGAACACGAGCTCTTGAGTTGACAACGCCATCTTCAGAAGTAAAGCGTTGAGCAggagaggaaggagaagtatcAGAAAGTGGAACACCAAAGGCACTTAAGTTTGTTATATTAGGGTTTCCATAAGGTGATCCACCACGTTCAAGCACCAAAACAGTGTGGTTTTGGGACAGCGTCGCAGCTAAAGGACACCCTGCAGTTCCTCCACCAATTATGATGTAATCATAGTATGATACACTTGGTGCTGATGCAGCATTTTGCATAAATGGATATTTTCTACCTGCATctgtataataataataataataaccaTGATTCTTTATGATAGTTACCGACTAAAATAGAAGTAAAGAAAATATCTTTTCACAAGTCATTTGAAATAAAAGAGTTCGGCAAAATgaatgatttattttaatttttaatatatttttttaaatttttttttttaattaattttactttcatcattttcgatacataataaatattttaataaaaatataattatctcttttattttattttttaatatgtGTGAAATAGTTAACTATATTGGTTATTACCTTTTTGACATGTGCACTGATTAGGAGAGAAGAAAATGGCAGAAAGAAGAGTTAGCCTCCATAACCAAAAACCTAGACCCATTTTAGAGGTTGTGATGAGTTGTGAATGGAATATACCAACTATTCTTTGGTGATGATGAATATATATAATGTGCAAAGCTCAACGATACCAACAGCTATAAGATTTACTAACATAAAGATTACTTACTGTTTTTATCGCAAATGCTAAAAATAATGTTTTGTTTGCTGGCATGGACCACAATTATTCAAGAAAATGCAGATTTTATGATGTACATTTTTCGTACTTTTTTAATTGCCTCACATCATTTATTACACCTATATTTCAAGGAGAGTTCTTCTAAGTGGTCCATGATAAATTCTAAATATTTCTCACAAGTAATATTGCATGACTCCGATCCTTTTTATATATACTGCCTCCCCGTACTATTTACaaattttaagaaaaaaaatatcaattctattcatttaattattttattttaaagaaaatttATCTTTTTAAAgataatattaaataaaaattatgTTTAATTTGTTTTCTCTCTTATTTTTTCCATAAACAACAACcaaatcaattttatattttcACATAAAACATATATCAGAAAAGACacaaaaatttatttttttaataaat includes these proteins:
- the LOC127121576 gene encoding protein HOTHEAD, with the translated sequence MGLGFWLWRLTLLSAIFFSPNQCTCQKDAGRKYPFMQNAASAPSVSYYDYIIIGGGTAGCPLAATLSQNHTVLVLERGGSPYGNPNITNLSAFGVPLSDTSPSSPAQRFTSEDGVVNSRARVLGGGSCLNAGFYTRASPHYVREVGWDGKLVNESYRWVERVVAFQPPMRQWQSAVRDGLIEVGVLPYNGFTYDHVYGTKVGGSIFDQNGHRHTAADLLEYANTNTMTLLLHAIVHRILFITNNKGGSSSRPVAHGVVFKDEHGREHMAYLKQGSRNEIIVSAGALGSPQLLMLSGIGAAHHLREHNISVVLDQPLVGQGMSDNPMNAIFVPSPAPVEVSLIQVVGITDFGSYIEAASGENFNHRSRRDFGMFSPKIGQFSKLPPKQRTPEAIEKAIERMESLDQDAFKGGFILEKIMGPISRGHLELQNTDPNENPIVTFNYFQDPRDLEMCIQGINTIERIISSKAFSPFKYDNMPVSMLLNMTANSPVNLLPKHTNTSMSLAQFCRDTVMTIWHYHGGCQVGRVVDTDYKVLGVDALRVIDGSTFNYSPGTNPQATVMMLGRYMGVKILTERLVADETK